One Caulobacter segnis genomic window carries:
- a CDS encoding methyltransferase, with protein MDNLQETFDRALTAAAEGRFDAAETGFRAILAVRPDEGGALFGLGVTLMNTRRFQDAADALTRAVATPEVEPLWRACLAQALYMTGDFASAAGAFEAVGEPLGDGAQLTWARAAAYAAVETTAAETALDLYKRIAGPLAEDPETLFREGFSVLVAFQRLPAARKLGDWLARNTPDDPVQAHERRVLTDQTIDRAPSEYVEALFDGFAERFDRQLVDNLGYDAPALLVERVERRGGRFARILDLGCGTGLAGPHLRRLQGRLTGVDLSGGMLARAAERGDYDTLAQAEAVDFMRSAPADFDLIFSTDVLIYFGDLTPLFAAAAEALAPGGLLAVSTELGEDGWTLLPSARYAHGDAYVRAASAPWFEIVDRAEIPLRRDAAAVTPGCLYLMTLKPA; from the coding sequence CCGCCGAGACCGGCTTCCGCGCCATTCTGGCGGTGAGGCCCGACGAGGGCGGGGCCCTCTTCGGCCTGGGCGTGACCCTGATGAACACCCGCCGGTTCCAGGACGCCGCCGACGCCCTGACCCGCGCCGTCGCCACGCCCGAGGTCGAGCCCCTGTGGCGCGCCTGCCTGGCCCAGGCGCTGTACATGACCGGCGACTTCGCCAGCGCCGCCGGGGCCTTCGAAGCGGTCGGCGAGCCCCTGGGCGACGGCGCCCAGCTGACCTGGGCCCGCGCGGCCGCCTACGCCGCCGTCGAGACCACCGCCGCCGAGACGGCGCTGGATCTCTATAAGCGCATCGCCGGCCCCCTGGCCGAGGATCCGGAGACCTTGTTCCGCGAGGGCTTCTCGGTCCTGGTCGCCTTCCAGCGCCTTCCGGCGGCGCGGAAGCTGGGCGACTGGCTGGCGCGGAACACGCCGGACGACCCGGTCCAGGCGCACGAACGCCGCGTGCTGACCGACCAGACCATCGACCGCGCGCCGTCGGAGTATGTCGAGGCGCTGTTCGACGGCTTCGCCGAGCGCTTCGACCGCCAGTTGGTCGACAATCTGGGCTACGACGCCCCGGCCCTGCTGGTCGAGAGGGTCGAGCGGCGCGGCGGACGGTTCGCGCGCATCCTCGACCTCGGCTGCGGGACGGGTCTGGCCGGACCGCACCTGCGCCGCCTCCAGGGACGGCTGACCGGCGTCGACCTGTCGGGCGGCATGCTGGCCCGGGCCGCCGAACGCGGCGACTACGACACTCTGGCCCAGGCCGAAGCCGTGGACTTCATGAGGTCGGCGCCGGCGGACTTCGACCTGATCTTCTCGACCGACGTCCTGATCTATTTTGGCGACCTGACGCCGCTGTTCGCCGCCGCCGCGGAGGCCCTGGCGCCCGGCGGCCTGCTGGCCGTCAGCACCGAGCTGGGCGAGGACGGCTGGACGCTGCTGCCGTCGGCCCGCTACGCCCACGGCGACGCCTATGTCCGCGCGGCCAGCGCGCCCTGGTTCGAGATCGTCGACCGGGCCGAGATCCCGCTGCGCCGCGACGCCGCCGCCGTCACGCCGGGCTGCCTCTACCTGATGACACTCAAGCCGGCCTAG
- a CDS encoding SGNH/GDSL hydrolase family protein has product MRHLLLAAALAVSTPAWSQTALPLNIGGRVAPAPKGGQAGAYDFGWPGVYFEGRFSGPSIEVAVNTGAEHLAVSVDGVRKAELTKAGETRLKLDALGPGEHVVRLDKLTESQTGSARFEGFFVGAQGRALPAPARSRRIEFIGDSHTVGYGVRSASRDCTESQVHDLTDTSLAFGPILAGRLDADYRIEAFSGRGVVRNYNGVAAGEPLPALFPRLIPGQAEPRVAANDPWKPDVVVVGLGTNDFSTPLHPGEAWADEAALRKDYRETYVAFVQGLKAGRPGARVFLIAGDTFADDVAEVASRTGATAVRITDMDRGACHWHPSVADQKMMADKLEAAIKSSP; this is encoded by the coding sequence ATGCGCCACCTGCTCCTCGCCGCCGCTCTCGCCGTATCCACGCCCGCCTGGAGCCAGACCGCCTTGCCGCTGAACATCGGCGGCCGCGTCGCGCCGGCGCCAAAAGGAGGGCAGGCCGGGGCGTACGACTTCGGCTGGCCGGGGGTCTATTTCGAGGGGCGGTTCTCCGGGCCGTCGATCGAGGTCGCGGTGAACACGGGCGCCGAGCACCTGGCGGTCAGCGTCGACGGCGTGCGCAAGGCCGAGCTGACGAAGGCCGGCGAGACGCGGCTGAAGCTCGACGCCCTGGGCCCGGGCGAGCACGTCGTGCGGCTGGACAAGCTGACCGAGAGCCAGACCGGTTCGGCGCGGTTCGAGGGCTTCTTCGTGGGAGCGCAGGGCAGGGCGCTGCCGGCGCCGGCCCGCTCGCGCCGCATCGAGTTCATCGGCGACTCCCATACGGTCGGCTACGGCGTCCGCTCGGCCAGTCGCGACTGCACCGAGAGCCAGGTCCACGACCTGACCGACACCAGCCTGGCCTTCGGGCCGATCCTGGCGGGGCGGCTCGACGCCGACTACCGCATCGAGGCCTTCTCGGGCCGGGGCGTGGTGCGCAACTACAACGGCGTGGCGGCCGGCGAACCGCTGCCGGCGCTGTTCCCGCGCCTGATCCCGGGCCAGGCCGAGCCGCGCGTGGCGGCGAACGACCCGTGGAAGCCCGACGTGGTGGTCGTGGGCCTAGGCACGAACGACTTCTCGACGCCGCTGCATCCGGGCGAGGCCTGGGCCGACGAGGCGGCGCTGCGCAAGGACTACCGCGAAACCTACGTGGCCTTCGTCCAGGGCCTGAAGGCCGGCCGGCCGGGCGCGCGGGTGTTCCTGATCGCCGGCGACACCTTCGCCGACGACGTGGCCGAGGTGGCGAGCCGCACGGGCGCGACGGCGGTGCGGATCACCGACATGGACCGCGGCGCGTGCCACTGGCACCCGTCCGTGGCGGATCAGAAGATGATGGCGGACAAACTCGAGGCGGCGATCAAATCCTCCCCCTAG
- a CDS encoding pyridoxal phosphate-dependent aminotransferase produces MRAEIEPFHAIAISRLAHQLKMEGRSIIHMEFGQPSTGAPSKAIAKAHQILDAEAMGYWESPLLRQRIAERYQTLYGVTVEPERIVLTCGASPALVLALSSVFTPGDRIALARPGYVAYRNSLKALHLEPVEIACGPEDRFQLTAKHLAELEPAPAGVIVASPANPTGTIIAPEELEAIAKVCRARGIRIISDEIYHGLSYTGRTPSMLEFAPDALIVNSFSKYFSMAGWRLGWLLTPKGEDLDRARAYVGNLFLTAPSLSQHAGLAAMDCIDELEAHIDVYRRNRQLMLDALPALGLKQIAPPDGAFYIWANIGHLTDDSLSFCQQLLKDTGVATAPGVDFDPVEGNHFIRFSFAVSTAEVEEALRRITPWFEARAAAA; encoded by the coding sequence ATGCGCGCCGAGATCGAACCCTTCCACGCCATCGCCATCAGCCGCCTGGCCCACCAGCTGAAGATGGAGGGTCGCTCGATCATCCACATGGAGTTCGGCCAGCCCTCGACGGGGGCGCCCAGCAAGGCGATCGCCAAGGCCCACCAGATCCTCGACGCCGAGGCCATGGGCTACTGGGAAAGCCCGCTGCTGCGTCAGCGCATCGCCGAGCGCTACCAGACCCTGTACGGCGTCACGGTCGAGCCCGAGCGGATCGTGCTGACCTGCGGGGCCTCGCCAGCGCTCGTCTTGGCGCTCTCCAGCGTGTTCACGCCCGGCGATCGCATCGCCCTGGCCCGCCCCGGCTACGTCGCCTACCGCAACAGCCTGAAGGCCCTGCACCTGGAGCCCGTCGAGATCGCCTGCGGGCCGGAAGACCGCTTCCAGCTGACGGCGAAGCACCTGGCCGAGCTGGAGCCCGCCCCGGCCGGCGTCATCGTCGCCAGCCCGGCCAACCCGACCGGCACGATCATCGCGCCCGAGGAGCTGGAAGCCATCGCCAAGGTCTGCCGCGCGCGCGGCATCCGCATCATCAGCGACGAGATCTATCACGGCCTGTCCTACACCGGCCGCACGCCCTCGATGCTGGAGTTCGCGCCCGACGCCCTGATCGTCAACAGCTTCAGCAAGTACTTCAGCATGGCCGGCTGGCGGCTGGGCTGGCTGCTGACGCCCAAGGGCGAGGACCTGGACCGGGCGCGGGCCTATGTCGGCAACCTGTTCCTGACCGCGCCGTCGCTGAGCCAGCACGCCGGCCTGGCGGCCATGGACTGCATCGACGAGCTGGAAGCCCATATCGACGTCTATCGCAGAAATCGCCAGCTGATGCTGGACGCCCTGCCGGCCCTGGGCCTCAAGCAGATCGCCCCGCCGGACGGCGCCTTCTACATCTGGGCCAACATCGGCCACCTGACCGACGACTCGCTGAGCTTCTGCCAGCAGTTGTTGAAGGACACGGGCGTGGCGACGGCGCCGGGGGTGGATTTCGATCCCGTCGAGGGCAACCACTTCATCCGCTTCAGCTTCGCGGTGTCCACGGCCGAGGTCGAGGAGGCCCTGCGGCGGATCACGCCGTGGTTCGAGGCGCGGGCGGCGGCTGCCTAG
- the rnr gene encoding ribonuclease R: MAKPRPPHGSKTKTFKPKPAAGLPDRETLLAFLRDAGETGKADIARHFGLKGGDRRALREMIRELEAQGALAKRGRKGFAEAGSLPPVGVADVVERDGDGELYVKLTKSDDDVSNVRLAPGKGEAAAGAPGLGDRLLVRFERLETGEFEAKLIKKLGQSAHKVLGVIRKHRKEIRVEPVDRKSKDVLVLDPSVAHDLKEGDLVLAQVGTHGGRYGPKPGKVLEVVGSENDPRAASLIAIHSHGIPTGFSEEAEREAKAAVEPTLAGREDLRKLPFVTIDPVDARDHDDAVYAHPDEDETNKGGWVVWVAIADVAAYVRPGSALDRDAREKGNSVYFPDRVEPMLPETLSNGLCSLRENENRATLAVRMVFDKSGRKKGHKFVRGLMRSAAKLSYEQAQSAIDGQPDDKSGPLLEPILQPLWEAYRTMKIGRDARSPLAIESDERRIIIREGEITSITKRASLEAHKLIEEMMVQANVCAAESLEAKRSPLIYRVHDTPSLEKVQNLADFLQTLEIRWNKGEAPQTSRFNKLLEETRESPNAAIINEVVLRTQMQAHYSSENIGHFGLNLAKYAHFTSPIRRYADLIVHRGLIRALGLGDDGLTDQDIAQIKDTAEVITHAERRAMAAERDATDRYIAAFLADRVGATFEGRITGVTRFGLFIKLTDTGADGLVPVSTLGQEFFVHDDKMHALVGERTGKRWPLGLGVEVKLVEATPVTGGLLFEMLSDPLPPDPKMPRPRLGARRQAAVKPRGGLPKGVRRGKRR, encoded by the coding sequence ATGGCCAAACCTCGCCCGCCGCACGGCTCCAAGACCAAGACCTTCAAGCCCAAGCCCGCCGCCGGCCTGCCCGACCGCGAGACGCTGCTGGCGTTCCTGCGCGACGCCGGCGAAACCGGCAAGGCCGACATCGCCCGTCACTTCGGCCTGAAGGGCGGCGATCGCCGGGCCCTGCGCGAGATGATCCGCGAGCTGGAAGCCCAGGGCGCCCTGGCCAAGCGCGGCCGGAAAGGCTTCGCCGAGGCCGGCTCGCTGCCGCCGGTCGGTGTGGCCGACGTGGTCGAGCGCGATGGCGACGGCGAGCTCTATGTCAAGCTGACCAAGTCGGACGACGACGTGTCCAACGTCCGCCTGGCGCCCGGCAAGGGCGAGGCCGCGGCCGGCGCGCCGGGCCTGGGCGACCGCCTGCTGGTCCGCTTCGAACGGCTGGAGACCGGCGAGTTCGAGGCCAAGCTGATCAAGAAGCTGGGCCAGAGCGCCCACAAGGTGCTGGGCGTCATCCGCAAGCACCGCAAGGAGATCCGCGTCGAGCCGGTCGACCGCAAGTCCAAGGACGTCCTGGTCCTCGACCCCAGCGTCGCCCACGACCTGAAGGAGGGCGACCTGGTGCTGGCGCAGGTCGGCACGCATGGCGGCCGTTACGGTCCCAAGCCCGGCAAGGTGCTGGAGGTGGTCGGGAGCGAGAACGATCCCCGCGCGGCCTCGCTGATCGCCATCCACAGCCACGGCATCCCGACCGGCTTCTCCGAAGAGGCCGAGCGCGAGGCCAAGGCCGCCGTCGAGCCGACCCTGGCCGGGCGCGAGGACCTGCGCAAGCTGCCGTTCGTGACCATCGACCCGGTGGACGCCCGCGACCACGACGACGCCGTCTACGCCCATCCAGACGAGGACGAGACCAATAAGGGCGGCTGGGTGGTCTGGGTGGCCATCGCCGACGTCGCGGCCTATGTGCGCCCCGGCTCGGCCCTGGACCGCGACGCCCGCGAGAAGGGCAACAGCGTCTACTTCCCCGACCGGGTCGAGCCGATGCTGCCCGAGACCCTGTCGAACGGCCTGTGCTCGCTGCGCGAGAACGAGAACCGCGCCACGCTGGCCGTGCGGATGGTGTTCGACAAGTCGGGCCGCAAGAAGGGCCACAAGTTCGTGCGCGGCCTGATGCGCTCGGCCGCCAAGCTCAGCTACGAGCAGGCCCAGTCGGCGATCGACGGCCAGCCGGACGACAAGAGCGGCCCACTGCTGGAGCCGATCCTGCAACCCCTGTGGGAAGCCTATCGGACGATGAAGATCGGCCGAGACGCCCGCTCGCCCCTGGCGATCGAGAGCGACGAGCGCCGGATCATCATCCGCGAGGGCGAGATCACCTCGATCACCAAGCGCGCCAGCCTGGAAGCCCACAAGCTGATCGAGGAGATGATGGTGCAGGCCAATGTCTGCGCCGCCGAGAGCCTGGAGGCCAAGCGCTCGCCCCTGATCTACCGGGTGCACGACACGCCCAGCCTGGAGAAGGTGCAGAACCTCGCCGACTTCCTTCAGACCCTGGAGATCCGCTGGAACAAGGGCGAGGCCCCGCAGACCTCGCGGTTCAACAAGCTCTTGGAAGAGACCCGCGAGAGCCCGAACGCGGCGATCATCAACGAGGTGGTCCTACGCACCCAGATGCAGGCCCACTACAGCAGCGAGAATATCGGCCACTTCGGCCTGAACCTGGCCAAGTACGCCCACTTCACCAGCCCGATCCGCCGCTATGCCGACCTGATCGTCCATCGGGGCCTGATCCGGGCCCTGGGGCTGGGCGACGATGGCCTCACCGACCAGGACATCGCCCAGATCAAGGACACGGCCGAGGTCATCACCCACGCCGAGCGCCGGGCCATGGCCGCCGAGCGCGACGCCACCGACCGCTACATCGCCGCCTTCCTGGCCGACCGGGTCGGCGCGACCTTCGAGGGCCGGATCACCGGCGTCACCCGCTTTGGCCTGTTCATCAAGCTGACGGATACGGGCGCCGACGGCCTGGTGCCGGTCTCGACCCTGGGCCAGGAGTTCTTCGTCCACGACGACAAGATGCACGCCCTGGTCGGCGAGCGGACCGGCAAGCGCTGGCCGCTGGGCCTGGGCGTCGAGGTCAAGCTGGTCGAGGCCACGCCGGTCACGGGCGGCCTGTTGTTCGAGATGCTCAGCGACCCGCTGCCGCCCGACCCGAAGATGCCGCGGCCCAGGCTGGGCGCGCGGCGGCAGGCGGCGGTGAAGCCGCGCGGCGGGCTACCCAAGGGCGTGCGGCGCGGCAAGCGGCGTTGA
- the topA gene encoding type I DNA topoisomerase — protein MNVVVVESPAKAKTINKYLGSDYTVLASYGHIRDLPSKDGSVEPDNDFAMSWEVDAKASKRVSDIVDAMKKADRLILATDPDREGEAISWHVLEVLNKKKALKDKSVQRVTFNAITKTSVLEAMANPRDVDMELVEAYLARRALDYLVGFTLSPVLWRKLPGSRSAGRVQSVCLRLIVDREIEIERFKTQEYWTVDADVSAGADPFQARLVKHEGKKLTKFDLGNETSALAAKAAVTNAVFKVAAVEKKPGKRSPAPPFTTSTLQQEAARKLGFSAQRTMQAAQKLYEGIDIGGETVGLITYMRTDGVSVEPEGIAEARSVIGNVYGAPYVPETPRYYKAKAKNAQEAHEAIRPTSLNRNPGSLRLESDLGRLYELIWKRMIASQMESARIERTTVDLESADGQTGLRATGQVVLFPGYLAVYEEGRDDEEGEDSARLPVIEEGAAAKVIEARADQHFTEPPPRYSEASLVKKMEELGIGRPSTYASVLTVLRDREYVKMDKQRFVPEDKGRLVTAFLEQFFKRYVEYDFTAALEEQLDLVSDGKLDWKQFLRDFWKDFHAAVGEIAELRTTNVLDALNEALGPHIFPDKGDGSDPRLCPTCHSGQLSLKTGKFGAFIGCSNYPECRYTRQLGVSEGDGEAESADKELGINPASGSAVWLKNGRFGPYVEELAAEGSGDKPKRSSLPKGWIASAMDLEKALRLLSLPREVGKHPDDGKVITAGLGRFGPFVLHDGTYANLENPDEVFDVGLNRAVAILADKRAGSGRPQRGAATALAELGNHPEDGKPVRVLSGRFGPYIKHGDTNANVPKGKDPAALTIEEAVALLAERAAKGGGKKPAKKAAAPKKAAKAEGDAPAKKTAAKKPAAKKPAAKKAAPKSKAGAAASSDDGAAPWDDDA, from the coding sequence ATGAACGTCGTCGTCGTCGAGAGCCCGGCCAAGGCCAAGACCATCAACAAGTACCTCGGGTCCGACTACACGGTTCTCGCCTCGTACGGCCATATCCGCGACCTGCCCTCCAAGGATGGCTCGGTCGAACCGGACAACGACTTCGCCATGAGCTGGGAGGTCGACGCCAAGGCTTCCAAGCGCGTCAGCGACATCGTCGACGCCATGAAGAAGGCCGATCGCCTGATTCTGGCCACCGACCCGGATCGCGAAGGGGAAGCGATCAGCTGGCACGTGCTCGAGGTGCTGAACAAGAAGAAGGCGCTGAAGGACAAGTCGGTCCAGCGCGTCACCTTCAACGCCATCACCAAGACGTCCGTGCTGGAGGCCATGGCCAATCCGCGCGACGTCGACATGGAGTTGGTCGAGGCCTATCTCGCCCGCCGCGCCCTGGACTACCTGGTCGGCTTCACCCTCTCGCCGGTGCTGTGGCGCAAGCTGCCGGGCAGCCGCTCGGCCGGCCGCGTGCAGTCGGTCTGCCTGCGCCTGATCGTCGACCGCGAGATCGAGATCGAGCGCTTCAAGACCCAGGAATACTGGACCGTCGACGCCGACGTCTCGGCCGGCGCCGACCCGTTCCAGGCCCGCCTGGTCAAGCACGAGGGCAAGAAGCTCACCAAGTTCGACCTCGGTAACGAGACCTCGGCCCTGGCCGCCAAGGCCGCCGTCACCAACGCCGTATTCAAGGTCGCCGCCGTCGAGAAGAAGCCCGGCAAGCGCTCGCCCGCCCCGCCCTTCACCACCTCGACCCTGCAGCAGGAAGCCGCGCGCAAGCTGGGCTTCTCGGCCCAGCGCACCATGCAGGCCGCCCAGAAGCTGTACGAAGGCATCGACATCGGCGGCGAGACCGTGGGTCTCATCACCTACATGCGGACCGACGGCGTGTCGGTCGAGCCCGAAGGCATCGCCGAGGCGCGCAGCGTGATCGGCAATGTCTATGGCGCACCTTACGTCCCCGAGACGCCGCGCTACTACAAGGCCAAGGCCAAGAACGCCCAGGAGGCCCACGAAGCCATCCGGCCGACCAGCCTGAACCGCAACCCGGGCTCGCTGCGCCTGGAGTCGGATCTGGGCCGTCTGTACGAGCTGATCTGGAAGCGGATGATCGCCTCCCAGATGGAAAGCGCCCGCATCGAGCGCACCACGGTCGACCTGGAGAGCGCCGACGGCCAGACCGGCCTGCGCGCCACGGGCCAGGTCGTGCTCTTCCCCGGCTATCTGGCCGTCTATGAAGAAGGCCGCGACGACGAGGAAGGCGAGGACAGCGCCCGCCTGCCCGTGATCGAGGAAGGGGCCGCGGCCAAGGTCATCGAGGCCCGCGCCGACCAGCACTTCACCGAACCGCCGCCGCGCTATTCGGAAGCCAGCCTGGTCAAGAAGATGGAAGAGCTGGGGATCGGCCGCCCGTCGACCTACGCCTCGGTCCTGACCGTGCTGCGCGACCGCGAATACGTGAAGATGGACAAGCAGCGCTTCGTCCCCGAGGACAAGGGCCGCCTGGTCACCGCGTTCCTGGAGCAGTTCTTCAAGCGCTACGTCGAGTACGACTTCACCGCCGCGCTCGAAGAGCAGCTGGACCTGGTGTCGGACGGCAAGCTGGACTGGAAGCAGTTCCTTCGCGACTTCTGGAAGGACTTCCACGCCGCCGTCGGCGAGATCGCCGAGTTGCGCACCACCAACGTCCTGGACGCGCTGAACGAGGCCCTGGGCCCGCACATCTTCCCGGACAAGGGCGACGGTTCGGACCCGCGCCTGTGCCCGACCTGCCATAGCGGCCAGCTGTCGCTGAAGACCGGCAAGTTCGGGGCCTTCATCGGCTGCTCGAACTATCCGGAATGCCGCTACACCCGCCAACTGGGCGTGTCGGAAGGCGACGGCGAGGCCGAGAGCGCCGACAAGGAACTGGGGATCAATCCCGCCAGCGGCAGCGCCGTGTGGCTGAAGAACGGCCGCTTCGGCCCCTATGTCGAGGAGCTGGCGGCCGAGGGCAGCGGCGACAAGCCCAAGCGCTCGTCCCTGCCCAAGGGCTGGATCGCCTCGGCCATGGACCTGGAGAAGGCCCTGCGCCTGCTGTCGCTGCCGCGCGAGGTGGGCAAGCACCCGGACGACGGCAAGGTCATCACCGCGGGCCTGGGGCGCTTCGGGCCGTTCGTGCTGCACGACGGCACCTACGCCAACCTGGAGAACCCCGACGAGGTGTTCGACGTCGGCCTGAACCGCGCCGTCGCCATCCTGGCCGACAAGCGGGCCGGCAGCGGGCGTCCGCAGCGCGGCGCCGCGACGGCCCTGGCCGAACTGGGCAATCACCCCGAGGACGGCAAGCCGGTGCGCGTGCTGTCGGGGCGCTTTGGCCCCTACATCAAGCACGGCGACACCAACGCCAACGTGCCCAAGGGCAAGGATCCAGCGGCCCTGACCATCGAGGAGGCCGTGGCCCTGCTGGCCGAGCGCGCCGCCAAGGGCGGCGGCAAGAAGCCCGCGAAGAAGGCGGCCGCGCCGAAGAAGGCCGCCAAGGCGGAAGGCGACGCGCCGGCCAAGAAGACGGCCGCGAAGAAGCCCGCCGCCAAGAAGCCGGCGGCGAAGAAGGCCGCGCCCAAGAGCAAGGCCGGGGCCGCCGCGTCCTCGGACGACGGCGCCGCGCCGTGGGACGACGACGCCTGA